One segment of Comamonas thiooxydans DNA contains the following:
- a CDS encoding ProQ/FinO family protein, with protein MTEIVSESQEQKASQAASQHSVQDSQPGSRSRRGGRGRQNPAPAAKAAPQAARPQHPLLEQLAQWHPALFGEQLLPFKRGIFEDLLAAHPELDKDALKSALQQHTRSGRYLAAMASGQQRHDLSGQPVEATLPEHVHHALIEVFRRRQQRTQEDLTPKLRNRIVVGYEASGLTREEYAERVQGRDEKTNALVADALAEADARTAKDEALLRSFQLSGQTSEQEFAEMYGMNPRQVAQQLERARRRQQNIQ; from the coding sequence ATGACTGAAATCGTGTCTGAATCACAAGAGCAGAAAGCCTCGCAAGCGGCATCGCAGCACAGCGTGCAGGACTCGCAGCCCGGCTCACGCTCGCGCCGTGGCGGCCGTGGCCGCCAGAACCCCGCTCCTGCAGCCAAAGCCGCCCCGCAGGCCGCACGCCCGCAACACCCCTTGCTGGAGCAGCTGGCGCAGTGGCACCCGGCCCTGTTCGGCGAGCAATTGCTGCCCTTCAAGCGCGGCATTTTTGAAGACCTGCTGGCCGCCCACCCGGAGCTGGACAAGGACGCGCTCAAGAGCGCTCTGCAGCAGCACACCCGCTCCGGTCGCTATCTGGCCGCCATGGCCAGCGGCCAGCAGCGCCATGACCTGAGCGGCCAGCCCGTGGAAGCCACACTGCCCGAGCATGTGCACCACGCGCTGATCGAAGTCTTCCGCCGCCGCCAGCAGCGCACGCAGGAAGACCTGACGCCCAAGCTGCGCAACCGCATCGTCGTCGGCTACGAAGCCTCCGGTCTCACGCGCGAGGAATATGCCGAGCGCGTGCAGGGCCGTGACGAAAAGACCAATGCCCTGGTGGCCGATGCGCTGGCCGAGGCCGATGCCCGCACCGCCAAGGACGAGGCGCTGCTGCGCTCCTTCCAGCTCAGCGGCCAGACTTCGGAGCAGGAGTTCGCCGAGATGTACGGCATGAATCCTCGCCAGGTCGCCCAGCAGCTGGAACGCGCGCGTCGCCGCCAGCAGAATATTCAATAA
- the glcF gene encoding glycolate oxidase subunit GlcF, whose translation MQTNLAPEYRATPEGQEAEAILRKCVHCGFCTATCPTYQTLGDELDGPRGRIYLIKQVLEGQTPTRATQLHLDRCLTCRNCESTCPSGVQYGHLVDIGRKIVDEQVERPTGERLQRWLLKEGMNSPLFAPALKLGRAVKGLLPESLGEKIPAAQDAGAWPVREHARKVLLLAGCVQPAMMPRINYATARVLDAVGVQTVIADKAGCCGAVKFHLNDQDGGKAQMRANIDAWWPLVERGEVEAIVMNASGCGVTVKEYGHLLRLEPQYADKAARISALTRDLSELLPDMLPELVDKLRNRITAPRAPVAYHPPCTLQHGQKLRGGVEAGLRELGFDLRVARTESHLCCGSAGTYSVLQPEISHQLRDRKIAALDEPFAPEKPAAILSANMGCIVHLQNGTEVPVMHWVELLDQALATG comes from the coding sequence ATGCAAACCAATCTCGCGCCCGAATACCGTGCCACGCCAGAAGGCCAGGAAGCCGAAGCCATCTTGCGCAAATGCGTGCATTGCGGTTTTTGCACCGCCACCTGCCCCACCTACCAGACGCTGGGCGATGAGCTGGACGGCCCGCGCGGCCGCATCTATCTGATCAAGCAGGTGCTGGAAGGACAAACACCCACGCGGGCCACGCAACTGCACCTGGACCGCTGCCTGACCTGCCGCAACTGCGAATCCACCTGCCCCAGCGGCGTGCAGTACGGCCATCTGGTCGATATCGGCCGCAAGATCGTCGATGAACAAGTCGAACGCCCCACGGGCGAGAGGCTGCAGCGCTGGCTGCTCAAGGAGGGCATGAATTCCCCGCTGTTCGCCCCCGCGCTGAAGCTGGGCCGCGCCGTGAAAGGCCTGCTGCCGGAGTCCCTGGGCGAAAAAATTCCGGCTGCCCAGGATGCCGGGGCCTGGCCCGTGCGCGAGCATGCGCGCAAGGTGCTGCTGCTGGCAGGCTGCGTGCAACCAGCCATGATGCCCCGCATCAACTACGCCACAGCCCGCGTGCTGGATGCCGTGGGCGTGCAGACCGTGATTGCCGACAAGGCCGGTTGCTGCGGCGCGGTGAAGTTCCACCTCAACGATCAGGACGGCGGCAAGGCCCAGATGCGCGCCAATATTGACGCCTGGTGGCCGCTTGTCGAGCGCGGCGAGGTCGAGGCGATCGTGATGAACGCCTCGGGATGTGGCGTCACCGTCAAGGAATACGGTCATCTGCTGCGGCTGGAGCCGCAATACGCCGACAAGGCCGCGCGCATCAGCGCCCTGACGCGCGACCTCAGCGAACTGCTGCCCGACATGCTGCCCGAGCTGGTGGACAAGCTCAGGAACCGCATCACGGCGCCACGGGCTCCCGTGGCCTATCACCCGCCCTGCACGCTGCAGCATGGGCAGAAACTGCGCGGCGGCGTGGAAGCGGGCCTGCGCGAGCTAGGGTTCGATCTGCGCGTAGCGCGCACCGAATCCCATCTGTGCTGCGGCTCTGCAGGTACCTACTCGGTGCTGCAGCCCGAAATCTCGCACCAGTTGCGTGACCGCAAGATCGCCGCGCTGGACGAGCCGTTCGCCCCCGAAAAACCCGCAGCGATTCTCTCGGCCAATATGGGCTGCATCGTCCATCTGCAAAACGGCACCGAGGTCCCGGTCATGCACTGGGTGGAGCTGCTGGATCAGGCGCTGGCCACCGGCTGA
- the glcE gene encoding glycolate oxidase subunit GlcE, whose product MQAMDSATSQINQLGERIRAAASDKTPLRICGGGSKDFYGLRLQGEPLSTRALSGIASYEPSELVVTVRAGTPLAELEATLASQGQCLAFEPPHFGAASTVGGMVAAGLSGPSRASVGAVRDFVLGLEMINGQGELLRYGGQVMKNVAGYDVSRLMAGSWGTLGLITEVSLKVLPVAPAEATLRFEGCSQEQALDWLNHWGGQPLPLNASNWLEEDGKGTLYLRLRGARAAVQAATLRLGGERLDNDAVAADWSASRDLSLPWFQQRAADHCLWRLSVPATTAPLPLPQGAAGPFIDWHGAQRWVQAPRSAAAALQQLAQAAGGSASLFRAEGANQTSANSDLDVHAQASPAGRTSAQLHARLKQAFDPAGILNVGRLSAHW is encoded by the coding sequence ATGCAGGCCATGGATTCAGCCACCAGCCAAATCAATCAGCTCGGCGAGCGCATTCGCGCCGCTGCCAGTGACAAGACCCCGCTGCGCATCTGCGGCGGTGGCAGCAAGGACTTCTACGGCCTGCGTCTGCAGGGCGAGCCGCTGTCCACGCGCGCGCTCAGCGGTATCGCCAGCTACGAGCCCAGCGAGCTGGTGGTGACCGTTCGCGCCGGCACGCCGCTGGCCGAGCTGGAGGCGACGCTGGCCAGCCAGGGCCAGTGCCTGGCTTTCGAGCCGCCGCACTTCGGCGCCGCCAGCACCGTGGGCGGCATGGTCGCCGCAGGCCTGTCCGGCCCGTCGCGTGCCAGCGTGGGCGCAGTGCGCGATTTCGTGCTGGGCCTGGAGATGATCAACGGCCAGGGCGAGCTGCTGCGCTACGGCGGCCAGGTCATGAAGAATGTGGCCGGCTATGACGTCTCGCGCCTGATGGCGGGCAGTTGGGGCACGCTGGGCCTGATCACCGAGGTCAGCCTCAAGGTCCTGCCCGTGGCTCCGGCCGAAGCCACGCTGCGCTTTGAGGGCTGCAGCCAGGAGCAGGCGCTGGACTGGCTCAATCACTGGGGCGGCCAGCCTCTGCCGCTCAATGCCAGCAACTGGCTGGAAGAAGACGGCAAGGGCACGCTGTATCTGCGACTGCGCGGCGCCCGCGCCGCCGTTCAGGCAGCCACGCTGCGCCTAGGCGGCGAGCGGCTGGACAACGATGCCGTTGCCGCCGACTGGAGCGCCAGCCGCGATCTGAGCCTGCCCTGGTTCCAGCAGCGCGCTGCCGATCATTGTCTGTGGCGTCTGTCCGTTCCCGCGACCACGGCGCCGCTGCCATTGCCGCAAGGTGCAGCAGGCCCGTTCATCGACTGGCATGGCGCCCAGCGCTGGGTGCAGGCCCCGCGTTCGGCCGCCGCAGCCTTGCAGCAACTCGCGCAGGCAGCCGGCGGGTCCGCTTCTCTTTTCAGAGCTGAAGGCGCCAATCAGACAAGCGCCAACAGCGATCTTGATGTTCATGCACAGGCCAGCCCGGCAGGCCGCACATCGGCACAGCTGCATGCCCGGCTCAAGCAGGCATTCGACCCCGCCGGCATTCTCAATGTGGGCCGTCTCTCGGCGCATTGGTAA
- a CDS encoding ammonium transporter produces the protein MIKKLLSAGLGLGLLAAGVTGFAQEAATAAAAAAPVAEAAAEAVPTLSAGDTAWMLTSTMLVILMVIPGLALFYGGLVRSKNMLSVLAQVFVIFSLITVLWAIYGYSLAFGGEGKFFAGFDKLFLMGITPDTLSSMLKTIPEYVFVAFQSTFAAITVALIVGAFAERIKFAAVIVFSVLWFTFSYIPMAHMVWGGGLLGADGALDFAGGTVVHINAAVAGLVGAYMLGKRIGFGKEALPPHSLTLTMVGASLLWVGWFGFNAGSAGAANGAAGLAFINTILATGAAAISWIVAEALLRGKASMLGAASGAVAGLVTITPAAGFVGPMGSIVMGIIAGPLCFWGVSGLKRLLKVDDVCDVFGVHGVGGILGAILTGVFCAKGLGGIEPEGYNMAHQLWVQVESVLVTIVWSGVVSFVAYKIADLTVGLRVSEESERQGLDITSHGEVAYTR, from the coding sequence ATGATCAAGAAACTATTGAGCGCAGGCCTGGGACTGGGCCTGCTGGCTGCCGGCGTCACCGGCTTTGCCCAGGAAGCTGCAACGGCTGCCGCCGCAGCAGCGCCTGTGGCCGAAGCAGCGGCCGAGGCCGTTCCCACCCTGAGCGCCGGTGACACCGCCTGGATGCTGACCTCGACCATGCTGGTGATCCTGATGGTCATCCCCGGGCTGGCACTGTTCTACGGCGGCCTGGTGCGCAGCAAGAACATGCTGTCCGTGCTGGCCCAGGTCTTCGTGATCTTTTCGCTGATCACCGTGCTGTGGGCCATCTACGGCTACTCGCTGGCCTTTGGCGGCGAGGGCAAGTTCTTCGCGGGATTCGACAAGCTGTTCCTCATGGGCATCACGCCTGACACGCTGTCGTCCATGCTCAAGACCATCCCCGAATATGTGTTCGTGGCCTTCCAGTCCACCTTCGCCGCCATCACCGTGGCGCTGATCGTGGGAGCGTTCGCCGAGCGCATCAAGTTCGCGGCCGTGATCGTGTTCTCCGTGCTGTGGTTCACCTTCAGCTACATCCCCATGGCCCACATGGTGTGGGGTGGCGGTCTGCTGGGTGCCGATGGCGCGCTGGACTTCGCGGGCGGCACCGTGGTGCACATCAACGCCGCCGTGGCCGGTCTGGTGGGTGCCTACATGCTGGGCAAGCGCATCGGCTTCGGCAAGGAAGCCCTGCCTCCTCACAGCCTGACGCTGACCATGGTGGGCGCTTCGCTGCTGTGGGTGGGCTGGTTCGGCTTCAACGCCGGCTCTGCCGGTGCCGCCAACGGCGCTGCCGGCCTGGCCTTCATCAACACCATCCTCGCGACCGGCGCTGCTGCCATCTCCTGGATCGTGGCCGAAGCGCTGCTGCGTGGCAAGGCCTCCATGCTGGGCGCTGCCTCGGGTGCCGTGGCCGGTCTGGTGACCATCACGCCCGCCGCCGGTTTCGTCGGCCCCATGGGCTCCATCGTCATGGGCATCATCGCAGGCCCCCTGTGCTTCTGGGGCGTCTCCGGTCTCAAGCGCCTGCTCAAGGTTGACGACGTCTGCGACGTGTTCGGCGTCCACGGCGTCGGCGGTATCCTGGGTGCCATCCTGACCGGCGTGTTCTGCGCCAAGGGCCTGGGCGGTATCGAGCCCGAGGGCTACAACATGGCGCATCAGCTGTGGGTGCAGGTCGAGAGCGTGCTGGTGACCATCGTCTGGTCCGGCGTGGTCTCCTTCGTGGCCTACAAGATTGCCGATCTGACCGTGGGTCTGCGTGTCTCGGAAGAGTCCGAACGCCAGGGTCTGGACATCACTTCCCATGGTGAGGTGGCCTACACCCGCTAA
- the glnK gene encoding P-II family nitrogen regulator: MKMVIAIIKPFKLDEVREALSQIGVQGITVTEVKGFGRQKGHTELYRGAEYVVDFLPKLKIEAAIADDLVDAAIDAIEGAARTGKIGDGKIFVQALEQSIRIRTGETGDAAL, encoded by the coding sequence ATGAAAATGGTGATTGCCATCATCAAACCCTTCAAGCTCGACGAAGTGCGTGAAGCTCTTTCCCAAATCGGTGTTCAAGGCATCACCGTGACCGAAGTCAAGGGCTTTGGCCGTCAGAAGGGTCACACCGAGCTGTACCGCGGTGCCGAGTACGTGGTGGACTTTCTGCCCAAGCTGAAGATCGAGGCCGCGATTGCCGACGACCTGGTCGATGCCGCCATCGACGCCATCGAGGGCGCAGCCCGTACCGGCAAGATCGGCGACGGCAAGATTTTTGTGCAGGCGCTGGAGCAGTCGATCCGTATCCGTACAGGAGAAACCGGCGACGCAGCCCTGTAA
- a CDS encoding TorF family putative porin, whose protein sequence is MPSPAASRFKTFAKTAALACAVVAPMWAHAQLSANVALTTNYKFRGQDQDASRTRAVKPALQGGFDYTFGDSGFYVGNWNSSVDWLPGNSLETDFYGGYKFKAADVDWDVGMLTYVYSGNANGNTTEIYGSGTYGPFTAKYSHTVSKDYFGWAGAKAGSGLKGRNTGYLQFSYSQEVMPKVTLKASVGYTHFSSDIKDLGVPNYVDYSVGGAYDLGDGFSAAAAVTGANKKAYFGDVNKARLILTLSKTF, encoded by the coding sequence ATGCCTAGTCCCGCTGCAAGCCGTTTCAAGACTTTCGCCAAGACTGCCGCCCTGGCCTGCGCCGTTGTCGCCCCCATGTGGGCCCATGCCCAGCTCTCCGCCAACGTTGCCCTGACCACCAACTACAAGTTCCGCGGTCAGGACCAGGACGCCAGCCGCACCAGGGCCGTCAAGCCCGCGCTGCAAGGTGGTTTTGACTACACGTTCGGCGACAGTGGCTTCTACGTCGGCAACTGGAACTCCTCCGTGGACTGGCTGCCCGGCAACTCGCTGGAAACCGACTTCTACGGCGGCTACAAGTTCAAGGCCGCCGATGTGGACTGGGACGTGGGCATGCTGACCTATGTGTACTCGGGCAATGCCAACGGCAACACCACCGAGATCTACGGCTCCGGTACCTACGGCCCGTTCACGGCCAAGTACTCGCACACGGTGTCCAAGGACTACTTCGGCTGGGCCGGCGCCAAGGCGGGATCGGGCCTCAAGGGTCGCAATACCGGTTATCTGCAGTTCTCCTACAGCCAGGAAGTGATGCCCAAGGTGACACTGAAAGCATCAGTTGGTTACACCCATTTCTCCAGCGACATCAAGGACCTGGGCGTTCCCAACTATGTGGACTACAGCGTGGGTGGTGCCTATGACCTGGGCGACGGCTTCTCTGCTGCTGCAGCGGTGACCGGCGCCAACAAGAAGGCCTACTTCGGCGATGTGAACAAGGCGCGTCTGATCCTGACGCTCTCCAAGACTTTCTAA
- a CDS encoding sulfatase: protein MTDSRPNLIFILADDLGYADLGCTGARDAHNNATDVSPRLDAMAAQGLRFTRGYSNSSVCSPTRFALATGRWQYRLRGAAEEPIASVHGDKVLGLPPDHPTVASLLRDAGYATALVGKWHLGYPPHFGPRLSGYEEFYGFHAGGADYFAHCDPRGRPDFWHNEEPHTEDGYLTDLLSRRAVDFVKRQTAEQPFYLSLHYSAPHWPWLTREDRAESERLQGMGKHIDGGSIDTYQRMIHHMDEGIGWLLDALEEKGMSENTLIVFTSDNGGERFSNTWPFVGQKMDLLEGGIRVPLLARWPARMTAGAVCDTPSLTMDWSATFLAAAGVVAHADYPLDGISLLPLMQDQSWMPGRDLAWRMKHREQKALIRGDWKYLQIEGIEYLFHIGNDPRERANLRDREPRKLAELRSAWELWNQDLPPIPQEAKVSLVFTKADLPQASF from the coding sequence ATGACCGACTCCCGCCCCAATCTGATCTTCATCCTGGCCGATGACCTCGGCTATGCCGACCTGGGCTGCACCGGTGCGCGCGATGCGCACAACAACGCCACCGACGTCTCGCCGCGCCTGGACGCCATGGCGGCCCAGGGCCTGCGCTTCACGCGCGGTTACTCCAACTCCTCGGTGTGCTCGCCCACGCGCTTTGCGCTGGCCACGGGCCGCTGGCAGTATCGCCTGCGCGGTGCAGCCGAAGAGCCCATCGCCAGCGTGCATGGCGACAAGGTGCTGGGCCTGCCGCCCGATCACCCCACGGTGGCCTCGCTGCTGCGCGATGCAGGCTACGCCACGGCCCTGGTCGGCAAATGGCATCTGGGCTACCCCCCGCATTTCGGCCCGCGCCTGTCGGGCTACGAGGAGTTCTACGGCTTTCATGCCGGCGGCGCCGACTACTTCGCCCACTGCGACCCGCGCGGGCGTCCCGACTTCTGGCACAACGAGGAGCCGCACACCGAAGACGGCTACCTGACCGATCTGCTGAGCCGCCGCGCCGTGGACTTCGTCAAGCGCCAGACGGCCGAGCAGCCCTTCTACCTCTCGCTGCACTACAGCGCGCCGCACTGGCCCTGGCTGACGCGCGAGGACCGCGCCGAGTCCGAACGCCTGCAAGGCATGGGCAAGCATATCGACGGCGGCTCCATAGACACCTATCAGCGCATGATCCATCACATGGACGAAGGCATAGGCTGGCTGCTGGATGCGCTGGAGGAAAAAGGCATGAGCGAGAACACGCTCATCGTCTTCACCAGCGACAACGGCGGCGAGCGCTTCTCCAATACCTGGCCTTTCGTGGGCCAGAAGATGGACCTGCTCGAAGGCGGCATCCGCGTGCCTTTGCTGGCACGCTGGCCGGCGCGCATGACGGCCGGTGCCGTCTGCGACACGCCCAGCCTGACCATGGACTGGTCGGCCACCTTCCTGGCTGCAGCGGGCGTAGTCGCGCATGCCGACTATCCGCTGGACGGCATCAGCCTGCTGCCCCTGATGCAGGATCAAAGCTGGATGCCCGGGCGCGACCTGGCCTGGCGCATGAAGCACCGCGAGCAAAAGGCCTTGATACGCGGCGACTGGAAATATCTGCAGATCGAGGGCATCGAGTACCTGTTCCACATCGGCAACGACCCACGCGAGCGCGCCAATCTGCGTGACCGTGAGCCCCGGAAGCTGGCCGAGCTGCGCAGTGCCTGGGAGCTGTGGAATCAGGACTTGCCGCCGATTCCGCAGGAAGCCAAGGTTTCGCTGGTATTCACCAAGGCAGACCTGCCCCAGGCCAGCTTCTGA
- a CDS encoding Bug family tripartite tricarboxylate transporter substrate binding protein, translating into MQRRIFGKLAAGLGLSAGLLGSGALQAQEAHALFPNKTPLRMVVGYPPGGATDRVARIVADRLQARLGSPVIVENKPGAGGRLSAQYVKNAPASQPAVLLANPAVMVVAPLVFPDSGYEPEKDFRPISEVNRYEFGLAVASAVPVKELPHLLAWLKANPQQANFGVPATGSLPHFFALMLGEAAKVPVEVVGYKGSGPLLTDLMGGQIPIAVDTFDTQIAQHEAGKLRVLATSGERRSTMAPGIPTLKELGVNLIGTGWNTLFAPQSMAPATVQRLSQLVQEVMKEADTQHKFAASNLVPVVSSAQDTEKMLKAYRAQWAPVVQRSGFKP; encoded by the coding sequence ATGCAAAGAAGAATCTTCGGCAAGCTCGCGGCGGGGCTAGGCCTGAGCGCAGGATTGCTGGGCAGCGGCGCGCTGCAGGCCCAGGAGGCCCATGCCCTGTTTCCCAACAAGACACCGCTGCGTATGGTGGTCGGCTATCCGCCCGGTGGCGCCACCGACCGCGTGGCGCGCATCGTGGCCGACCGGCTGCAGGCCCGGCTGGGCAGCCCGGTGATCGTGGAAAACAAACCCGGCGCGGGCGGCCGCCTGTCGGCCCAGTACGTGAAGAACGCACCCGCCTCCCAGCCCGCCGTGCTGCTGGCCAATCCTGCCGTGATGGTGGTGGCGCCGCTGGTGTTCCCGGACTCCGGCTACGAGCCGGAAAAGGACTTCCGCCCCATCAGCGAGGTCAACCGCTACGAGTTCGGTCTGGCCGTGGCCAGCGCCGTGCCCGTGAAGGAGCTGCCGCACCTGCTGGCCTGGCTCAAGGCCAATCCGCAGCAGGCCAATTTCGGCGTGCCGGCCACGGGCAGCCTGCCGCACTTTTTCGCGCTGATGCTGGGCGAGGCCGCCAAGGTGCCGGTCGAGGTCGTGGGCTACAAGGGCTCGGGCCCGCTGCTCACCGATCTGATGGGCGGGCAGATCCCCATCGCCGTGGACACTTTCGACACGCAGATTGCCCAGCACGAAGCAGGCAAGCTGCGCGTGCTGGCCACCTCGGGCGAGCGCCGCAGCACCATGGCGCCCGGCATTCCCACGCTCAAGGAGCTGGGCGTGAACCTGATCGGCACGGGCTGGAACACCTTGTTCGCCCCGCAGAGCATGGCGCCGGCCACGGTGCAGCGCCTGTCGCAGCTGGTGCAGGAGGTGATGAAGGAAGCCGACACGCAGCACAAGTTCGCCGCCTCCAACCTGGTGCCCGTGGTCAGCAGCGCGCAGGACACGGAAAAAATGCTCAAGGCCTACCGCGCGCAATGGGCTCCCGTGGTGCAGCGCTCGGGCTTCAAGCCCTGA
- a CDS encoding tripartite tricarboxylate transporter substrate binding protein encodes MPCTRIARSALAGLATAALLTAAHAADSWPAKPIRIIVPTPPAGPSDIAVRPLAAAVQKALGQAVIVENRAGANGNIGAAEVARAPADGYTWLWAMDPVLTVNKHIYKNIGYSSDAIVVLNAAARFSQTLICNPGLGFKSVKDMLEAAKARELTYATGGAGSPGHLVMESLLSGTGVKMVHVPYKGPAPAMQDLMGGQVDCGFLAAPTVLPQIQSGRVTALATTGRTRSPLLPTLPTIAESGYPDFDGTYWLLLAAPKGVPAEIQKRFLAAMDAAIRSPQQQERVKAVDIEMVGSSPEQAQARVREISDKWEALARKINLKPD; translated from the coding sequence ATGCCTTGCACCCGTATCGCCCGCAGCGCTCTGGCCGGGCTGGCGACCGCCGCGCTGCTCACGGCAGCTCATGCGGCCGACAGCTGGCCCGCCAAGCCCATACGCATCATCGTTCCCACACCGCCCGCAGGCCCTTCCGACATCGCCGTGCGTCCGCTGGCGGCGGCCGTGCAAAAGGCGCTAGGCCAGGCCGTGATCGTGGAAAACCGGGCCGGGGCCAACGGCAATATCGGGGCGGCCGAGGTCGCCCGAGCTCCAGCCGACGGCTACACCTGGCTGTGGGCCATGGACCCGGTGCTCACCGTCAACAAGCATATCTACAAGAACATCGGTTACTCCAGCGACGCCATCGTGGTGCTCAACGCCGCCGCCAGGTTCTCCCAGACCCTGATCTGCAACCCCGGCCTCGGCTTCAAGTCCGTCAAGGACATGCTGGAAGCCGCCAAGGCGCGCGAGCTGACCTATGCCACCGGCGGCGCGGGCTCGCCCGGCCATCTGGTCATGGAGTCCCTGCTGTCGGGCACCGGCGTGAAGATGGTGCATGTGCCCTACAAGGGGCCGGCACCGGCCATGCAGGATCTGATGGGCGGTCAGGTGGACTGCGGCTTCCTGGCCGCCCCCACGGTGCTGCCCCAGATCCAGAGCGGCCGGGTCACCGCACTGGCCACCACGGGGCGCACGCGCTCGCCCCTGCTGCCGACATTGCCCACGATTGCCGAGTCGGGCTACCCCGACTTCGACGGCACCTACTGGCTGCTGCTGGCGGCTCCCAAGGGCGTTCCTGCCGAGATCCAGAAGCGCTTTCTCGCAGCCATGGATGCCGCCATACGCTCGCCGCAGCAGCAGGAACGGGTGAAGGCCGTGGATATCGAGATGGTGGGCAGCAGTCCCGAGCAGGCCCAGGCCAGGGTGCGCGAGATCTCCGACAAATGGGAAGCGCTGGCTCGCAAGATCAATCTGAAACCCGATTGA
- a CDS encoding MarR family winged helix-turn-helix transcriptional regulator: MTKAQCHPWRQPSELDDLFLYHLARLMSSAGTMVVRLCEGGFGITRREWRMIGLLATKGAMQPSGLAELAQLDRTRTSRTISALIAKGLLHKQGMAGDGRQAMVQLTAAGLALHAQLFPQIQAINQELLGDVSDAELEVLSQVFERVRTRAALMQEQGSFPKAERRRGRAAGKQPARDDAAS, from the coding sequence ATGACCAAGGCGCAGTGCCACCCCTGGCGGCAACCGTCCGAGCTGGACGATCTGTTCCTCTACCATCTGGCCCGTCTGATGAGCTCGGCCGGAACCATGGTGGTGCGCCTGTGCGAGGGCGGCTTCGGCATCACCCGGCGCGAGTGGCGCATGATAGGACTGCTGGCCACCAAGGGCGCCATGCAGCCGTCCGGGCTCGCAGAGCTGGCACAGCTCGATCGCACGCGCACCTCGCGCACCATCTCCGCGTTGATTGCCAAGGGGCTGCTGCACAAGCAGGGTATGGCCGGCGACGGGCGCCAGGCCATGGTGCAGCTGACGGCCGCCGGGCTGGCGCTGCACGCCCAGCTGTTTCCGCAGATACAGGCGATCAATCAGGAGCTGCTCGGCGACGTCAGCGATGCCGAGCTTGAGGTGTTGTCGCAGGTCTTCGAGCGTGTGCGCACCAGGGCGGCGCTCATGCAGGAGCAGGGCAGCTTTCCCAAGGCCGAGCGCCGTCGTGGCCGGGCCGCGGGCAAACAGCCGGCCCGTGACGACGCCGCCAGCTGA